The Mugil cephalus isolate CIBA_MC_2020 chromosome 8, CIBA_Mcephalus_1.1, whole genome shotgun sequence genome segment CTGCTGGAAGGAATTTGTCTCAAACAGAAACCTTGggctgttgttatttttaggGATTGTTGCTGGCAATTTgtggaaagaaaggagagagactTTACTGCAAAATGAGGGAGCATCCACATTAGAGAGTTAGTCAGTGCACAGTGTATTTTATAACATTATGTGTGACTTTAACCCACAGTTGTTGGGAATGTTTCTCATGAaacttcattttagtttttcatcatCTAGGgttttacattatattatatgttaacATTACTTCTGTATTAAAGACTCTTGAACCTGCAACATGTATTGTGTTGCTGGTAAACACAAGTTCCTGTTGTGTCATCATAAGTATCATTGGAGGTGTGTTTTGGAACCTCACTTCGCCATTAATGGTGTCACCACAGACATCCAGCTCCAAATACTTTCATGTCAACAGAGGGCTCAGTCATTATGGTCTTATCTTCTTAACAGACGTAAAGTGAGATGAAAATCTTTGCTTTAAACCTGCAGAAAGTGAAAGTGCTTGGCACCATTAGGGGGCAGTGTGACCCTAAACTGGTGAATAAACTGCACAATTTAAGTTTAGAAACTGaagattttatttcttaaatcaAATCCATTTAGCAACCCTACAACACAAAGTAATTAAGTGTATGAATTACATCTGCATCCACCTCTAAGTGTGCTCCAGCCGAGATTTCTATTACAGCTTTCTTTGACCATGTGTGTACAGACTCCTATAGTAATGTCTGTTCAGTTTTAAGATAAAGAGCAAAATGAAGTTAACAAGTGGAAACAAAGCTATGTATGTTGATGACAAAAGTCTCAAACCAGACATATTTCTTAGTTCTACTGTTATAACAATACAAGTAATAATCATCTGAGTGTTCACCCAGCTTAATAAAGTGtatatttttctccatttttgtgaATGCTTAGGGCACATGTACTGGTTTATACGATAGCCTGCTTCCACCGTTGCTGCCCAGGTCAAAAACCCCAAAAAGTGACCTAAATGCAGACCATGCCACCACAGTGAAAACCCAAAAGTCATGAGCAACGGGAAATGTTTGCACTTTATGTAAACCAGTCTACGCAGCCATGAAGCTGTGGTGAAGTTCCAACGACGGGCAAACTCTGACACACGGCTCGATGCCTCAGTGGTCCAGAAATCTCCATCGGATAGTTCTCTCCATTCTGGGGAAATTCCTGGAGATTTTTGCCAAAGGCCAAACCCAGCTGCGTTATTGAGGCCTTCACTGATCTTCCAGTGAGAGTAATACCTGATTCTGCAAACCAATGCAagacaccaggtccaaaagacaCCATAGAGGATGCCAGAGTTAAAAGGATCATAGGGGTTATGTTTCAGAAAATAGACAAGACAACACTTAACCCACTCCAGCATTAACACCTGCATCAACTTTAAGACAACCACTCCCACTGGATTCGTTGGAGATCTGAGATCCAATCCTTCCATCACAGACACAAATCGTCTATAGGAGCACAAAGGCCCACCGAGCAGTGTGGTGAAACTGAGGATGTAGCTGATGAGAGGGAGAAGCATCACGGAAGCCTTCCTTTTTGATGATACGTCACATATGATTGTTACTCTTTCCTCCTGGAGGTCCATTGATACGGAGGTGATTCTTTGAGTGAGCAGCATTGATGAGGACACTGCCAAAAACAATCTGAACATATCGTGAAATATGAGTCAGAGAGGAAGTTTTCAGTATAgaacatttcattgtgtttgtcttgatGATAAAAGCATCCAACAGAAGTTTCTCTTAATGTCTTTGTCAAAAAGATCTCACAATTGGAGTTTTTCGTAATGACATCTGGTTAGCCAGGGAGGTCTGCACAACAGGgaacaacaaatacatttctgtaAGAGCATTCAGATCTTTTTACATTTGGACAGGGAAAAGCCACCACACCCGGCAGAGAGGCGCCACTCTGCTTCATGGCTCACAGAGAGGAAGCACCCTATGGCTGTTTGCATCTCTGTTAAGATCATGTTCTTATAATGTGTTTAATCTAGGGGTTTCTGACTGGGTTCTGTCTTGACACAAtttgtataaatatatgaatagaGTTAAATTTAACAGTTGTCCTTGGTCAGCAGTCTCTCAGACTTATGGCTTCAGTTTTTAAGTTTAGTCTGACACAACACAACTCATCTTCAAAGCCTATAGCATAACAGACccaacagaaacagatgaaacaccTAAAAAGAAATTGAGAAGCAGTGCGCTAAATGTCACCTTGAGCCAAAGAAATTCCAAATTTAGCATTAACATAGCATATAACCTGTGGCAGTAAAGTAATAATTGAATGCACAGTGAAGTACGTTTTCACTTGAAGTTTTGCATAttcacatatacatatgtagTAAATATGTGGCGACTAGTCTTCCTGTACAAATAACCCGTCagcactgttcttgagctaacCATAAccatttttacacacacacacgcatacaccaACATGTGAAGTTTAATACGCTAATACTCATGCACAAACATCTATGCTGTGAACAGTTACACCCATGCGGTCCATCCATGCCTGAATTTCCTGCGTTACCATATTGGCACCAATGAACTTCTGGAGTGTGCACCATCTGCCTGCTCATTACTCACCACACATCACAGAGTGCACACGCACACCAACAAACACGTACATGCTGAACATTCACAAAGACTTTTTGATGTGCAGTGCCtattaaaagttttctttttaaaaaatgaattgaataaTTACTTATTTTAGAAAAACAGAAGCCGATTTTACACGTATTACAACAATCTGCAGTCCTACCTAATTAACTACCTGAACCTGAAATCTCTCTGAGATTAAATGGCATTGATCAATAATGCATGATGTATTAgcataaattaagttcagtgTTAATGGAAACCCCAGTTTCATGACCAGAGAAGTAAGATATGTAGGTGTCCCTGAGAAGAAATGGGTCCTGGACACATACGATCTTTGAAGGTAAACTGACGGGACACACTTTCTGTCAAGGATACCTATAACCCATGCTTAATTCAAAGCAATTTAGGCCTTTTAACATGTTCAATAACAAAGTCTCTAATTAACTGAATTAATGCAACAGATATATACACCATATTCTGTATACAGAAGAACACCAAAACCAGTCAGACTCACTCGATGATTTCCAACTTGAACTTCTCAGTCCAAAGTCTTCTGGACAAAGAATACagagcactttaaaaacaagtcTTCCGAATTTCTATGATTATTTCTTGAAAAGGTTAAATCCAATTAAAGGTACTATAGGTTTTAGTGAATGCCAACTAAAAAGCAATAAATAGTGTCCATTGGTGCGCTAGAGTGCCTTTTTTTATcaccaacatgttttttttaaccgtttGAATCAAATAATGCTGTTCTGTGCATGGCTCAGAGGAATAAAAGATTAGGTCCTTGCTGGTTTTGGTCTTTTAAACACCAGAGTTATCCTTTAATAGAGGAGGGAATGAATTTGTAATTACTACCTGTTGCTGACAGGTTCATCCAGGTAGTATTCTCTGTATTGTATAAGCAGGTGCCAGAAGGTTTGCCATAACATCTGGATACCCAAGGCCCAAGTGTGGATGCAGCTGGGATCCACAGACCACACGAGGAGAATAAAGACAGAGGTGGAGGTAAACAGGAGCACACTGTAGATACCCATGGTGACAACTGCCAAGACACATCctccaacagaaacaaacaggtACCTGCAGATGAAGCTGCAAGCATTAGTCCATCAATGAAGATTACACCGagttttatatcattttaaattgtaacaTTTGTTGGTGTCAGAAGTGTGACACACaaagattaacaaaaaaaaaaaaaaaaaaaaaaaagttaaagaacatttgtaaataaataacaatgctAACTCTCAATGGTTGGCTCATTTCTGTTGATAATTTGGTAAAGTTCTGAAAGATGAAGGTGTACCAGGgaaattttacatttaatactaATATAAATTTGTTCAAATTAGACAATAAATGACTCAAATAATTAACATATATTAAGAATACATTCAATTCTGTTACTGCTTCTTTCCCCCAGACAATTACAATTCCTGCTAATACACTACAGAGTTGCTTGACAGCTGCCATTATCAACTGTGTATgtatcacatatatatatagtcagtCAGTTAATTCATATTCAGTTGTAATCATACATACCTGTATGTCAAGGACATGTGGCCCTGTTTAGTgagaaaatagaacaaaaagGCAAACGGGAGTGAAAAACATTGGTACATTAAAAACTGTTCCCACAACCAAGCGTTGAACCCCATGTCTGAATTACAGGCTGAAtatcacacacagaaataacaaACTGTCACCGACAGCAGAGGCTATAAATAGAATAGGtaacatgtttgttttgctggGCAACCATCCATTACATTCCTTGTGTGATTTGTATTAAAGTAAGCCCTTTATTTACTTTAGCTACACAGTTCTGATAACATTTTTTCCGTGTGTTGACCATTATCAGTACGGCATGTGCATACAAACTGTTTGCAAGTCCATATTTTTGCAACTATAGCAAACTAAAaaagttttattgattttgtattCCCTAATCTGATTgattaatatacagtatgtcagaAATAAAATCTAGTATTATTCATTTTAGTGGTGGTTTAGTTGTCTGAAAGTGtgcaaaacaacaattattGTGAACAAATTTAAAGTCACTCTCACCAGCACCCTGATCTGTGACAtgtataaccctaaccctcacaCTGAACAACAATGTCTTGAAATTGAACCAGTTATTTGATGAAACCGGCTTTATAGCCTACAGTTATCCACTCGTACCTGAATGAACAATTCAGAGGCCTcttgtattttatcattattaaagcTAACTCACCTGCAATAGAACAACTGCTCTTACGAATGGGGGCGGCTGAATAGGTGGGTGGGTTCTCCacgaaccgaagggttagtggttcaatccccagaatgtgccatatgcttttttttaaaccacaataCAAGTTTACTTTTAATCAACCTTACCGTGTCAGTTCCCATTCAAACTTGTCTGATGCTTTCCAAgtacaaacatgttttgttcCTAAACATGAATCGTTTCAATCATGAATCACCATTCAGAGAATGGTGATTCATGACCATGAATCATGAAACAGTTATGATACAATAACGGTGAGAACCGAATCCTAGAGGAAGAAAACTTGTCAGTGCAACTAGATCACTGGTTGCCAGTGGAttacaaacaaaccaaacagattAATGTGTACACTCAGAAGAGTCTGATGAATCCCCAGAAACATTAGGATGTACTGTTTGTTTTGGGGTATATTTCAGCAATGACTGAAGTGGTGATTGACTGACAGTCATTGCTTTGATCAGCTGAGGTTCACAAACTGCCCTCACTTTTTGTCGGCATAAAAACTGACGGTCACTTATCAGACTGACAGTGAGAGTTTTAATTTACTCAATTCTAGAGTCTGTGCTGGACACATTGCTGTATTTGTTCCCTAAAACTTTCCACCTGCAGCAGGTGAAGACGGATTTGTGATCTCAGGTACAAGTAGAAGCAAAATTATTCTAACGGTGCTGATTACAAGCTATGAATTCTCCTTAAGCCTTTCTGCCTGGAGCTACCTGTACTGCAGGTTGCCAGGCGTGGTACACAGAACAAAGATGGCACCTGGAATACCTGTGACTAAAATGGCGCCACTTTCATTTGCATCAGATTTGGTAGAGTTGCAGATTAACAGGTTCAGCAATATTGCTGACTTAACGTTATGAAGCATTTGCCCCTCAAGGATTATCTGTTTCATCTAATTtagtataaataataaacaagcaGTATAGCCAGTAAGAGGCGATGTAACTTTAGAAACTTGTTTACAGATGGATGGATTCAAAGCATTTAAGATCTAAAGAAATCTAGTCATAACCACATCACCCCTTTTAAAACATTGATGGCAAGCTTGTTGTGAACTGTTAACCAAATAAGCTAAGGTTTAAAATCCATTCTTCAGctggttctttctttcttttggacCCACAGCATTTAGAAGTCTTTGGTGTGTCTAGCAGGAGGACAGGTTTTGCAGGCCTGCAACTTTAAAACCGAAAAAGAGGATGGAACTAACAGGTACCGACAAGCCTCTGCGACTCAGGAGCACTGTTCTCTGAAGTAGGTTATAAGTTCATTCAAGGCCACATTAGAGCCCATCGGTTCAGAAGAGTTTCTAATCAATGAGACATGCATTCAGTGTTCAGTCCTGTgattgtataaataaataaatctgatctATACAACACAGTTGTGGAAGAGTTCTGAAAAAGGTTACAAACCCATCTCTAGACAGTTTGGAATcaacaaatccacagtcagactgtgaacaaatggaggagatttaagacgacTGTTACCCTCCACGGGAGTGGTcaaccaacaaagatcactccaaaagCAAGATCCAATAGAGATGTCATGGAAGCACCTATagcaaacagttcatgtgaggaaacccaccatcATCTCAGAAGTGAAgcggttctgttctgaggattGGGttgtagacgactgatcagtAGTAGACGTTTAGTTGCTATAACGAAAACAAtggttcacttacttttgcaaaTGAGATATGTAccaatgattcattttcttgaataattaaatgcacaagtataatatttctctttcatCTGATGTGATAATCGTGCTGATAATTTGAGTAATTTTGATGTAGAAAAGTGCAAAATAATTGAGCATCACTGAATgtcttattatatttatttgtactgGTAAAATGGGAATGAATTGTAGATGAAGTCACTTGAGCATTGGGATAAATGCCTAGAAAGTTCATTTGTCAGATCCTACTTAACCTGGACACAGCTTTCAGTGTCTGGGTGTTGAGGGGGGTCTTTGGCATGAACTGCTGAAATACTCTGTTGTCCCTGCTATTGATCAATGGACGGAGGGGGGCACGTGAGGCAGCGTAGCAGCTGTTTCATCGGGGCTCGTCGCTGCGTCACGCGGcgtctctgctctgattggGTCACTCTGGAGCAACTGAGCAGTTGTATAAACTCTGCAGTTTGAAGGAGTTGGCAGAGTCTCCTGCAGGGATCGCGTCCGTCTCAGTGGAGGGGTACTGCTGAGCGAAGGGAGGGAAAGGTCTCAACAAGTTTCTACCACCTTGTCTCGCACAGTGATTTAGAGATGCAGAGCTGCGCCAAGTCCTGGGGGGTCTTCCTGGCCAAGTCGGTGAATCCCAGCGCACCGTGCAGGCATCTGAGTGACAAGAGCCGCGTGGTTTGGAAACTTCAGCGCAGGTTCCCAGACAGCTGTGCGTCCCTAACAACAGCAGCCCGTGGTGTGAGGACATCGGCAGCCGCCTCCTCCAGACAGATTGAGAGAATATTACCCAGGCACGATGACTTTGCAGAGAGGCACATTGGCCCAGgtgagagggagaagagagaaatgCTGGATGTCCTGGGACTCGAGGTGAGGTTCACAGTTCAGCTTTCCCCTTTTCCTCAAAATGGGcgcaaatttcattttaataaaccCGCATggacacatttatttcacaattaatagtcttttttatttatatttcctttcACAGTCAATCGATCAGTTGATCGAAAACACAGTTCCAGACTCCATCCGTATGCAGCGGAGTATGAAAATGGATGACCCGATCTGTAAGTTTCGCTTCGGTTAAattattgttattcatttttattctgcgTGGTGCATTCACGACTACGATGCAGAAACAGCGCGTTGGATCACAGCCCTCTTTAAAATATCACATAAAACGGCCACTCATCCCCAGCTTATTATCCACGGGAAGGCTTTTCCCACATATCTAGCGGGCGGTGAATGAAGCCGAGTGAGTGGCTGAAATGTAGGTTGCCACCTCTATTGTGCGCTCTCCCCTGTTAAGTCTTCCTTTGAACATATTTGGAGTTGTTTTTGCGAAACTCGGCGAGCGGCACCAATCTCCTGTTGGGAAGCCGATGCTCATAGGATGGCAACTGGAGTGTAAAGTTTAGCCTTGAGCTCCGGTCCCAAGTCCAGTTCAATCTGGTTACAGCGTTCACATTACATCACAGCCGAGGGGCTTCCTAATAAGGTGACTTGGCTATGTTTTGcgttggatgttttttttccccttttgttctTTCCCTTCTATACATTTCATCAGCAGATCTAGATCCTCTGTGggttttgatttattaaagTACAGTGAAATAGACAAATCAAATCCTATATACACCATTCTTTAAGCTAaatacatatttctttttcttctttaagcTAAGAAATGCACACCTCAATATTCACTGGTACTATTGTCAATTACAAACATCCAAAGCAATCAATGCTATGTATGTTGCATCAAACTATATTTTGTTTTAACGCTTCAGtaagttcattcattcacagtagCTGGCTAAAATCAGCACAGCCAGctaatcattattttttgttatctgTAATACTTGATTATGAACCTAACCTGGGCTCAGACCATAAACTGTTCCTGTcacataaataaaagcaaaacatctCACAAGCTAGGACATGAAAATACTATTTGCATTTTTGatagaaatgtaaacatgtataaGTGGCCAAAGTCTAGTTATAGTTATCTCTAGATACTAGTCTAGTCAAATTGAATCTTATCACAATATATCCCTGACATATTATGAAATGGATTGTTTACTGTTAATAAATACTGATTTCTGCAGACTCCCTTCTTACCCTGTAATAACGCACACAGGTTGTTTAGTAGAAtacattcagtttgtttttataccAGAGAGCTATTGCAGAAAGTCCGATGCAGAGGTAAGATGGTAATGCTCAGGTTCTGTGACCTTTCTTTATCACCTTGCCAGTCTGATCTGCCCTTGTGTCTGCCCTTCCTCTGACTCTGTCAAATTTCATAATTCAACAAGCCGTGCTGAAGGAACGGACTGGaggctgtgtggttttctgcttGTTCAGCTTTGGACGGCTTTGGTTTGCTAAGCCAGCAAGGGATTCTCTCTTTAACAATGGAGCTCCTGGATGGTTCTGAATCCGGCTTTTTTTGCTGCCCTGCAGAACACTGGGACCATGGGAAACCAGTCCTTCCGACtgaaacacactcacattcacacacatgaaaatacaCCAACAGCTCAACCTTTACATGTTGatcatatatattttgtacTGAAACTCAAAACCTTGAAACATTCTGACAGTGTTAACATGCCAGTTTTCCTTTCAAAGAAGTTGTAAATATCCACTTGTATACAGGCTACAGTCCCCTCTCACCACCAAGGACTAGAGGTGTCTTTCTTTTCCGAAAAGCAGGAGTAGACAGGGCTCTGGGTTTAGATGGGCAGTATTGTCCATTCCTTGGAGTTGCTAGGCAGCCAGGAAGGCCAGAGGAATCTCAGAGGCGGTTGTGCACTGGCAGAGCTCCCCTCCAGCACTGGGGGATGAGTTTAAATACTATCAGGAAACAAATCATATGGGTTTGTCCTCTGATGAGAAGAAGTGTCTTTCATGTGACATGGATACGACTGTGTAAcgttatttgtcatttattttcccttACATTTGTTTGTGCTGCATATTCTCATATCATATTTAAAAAGACTAACTGTATTTTGAATGTTGCCTATAAATGTATTTTGATTAGTAAGCTCtgtaaaacactagaaaacagtATTACAGCATTACAGTTAGATAAGTAGTGAATTTCACATTTgagtaaattattttattacGTTGATTTAGCTCTAACTCTATTTGGACCGCCTGACCATCTCTGATGGATTGCATGCCACATGCTGcatgttgatttttttcatcttgttaAAGATATAGACAGTGTCTCACATGAGGGACATGGTGCCATCCATCAGATCCCCTGCGCTATCTTGAGTCTCATCATTTTTATAGTTCAAGGCTGgacataaatataaattcaaAAACTAGAATTGTTCaaatatgtaattttatatTGGgttaatttactgtatttggAACATTTTCTACTACTCGAAGGAGATGAAACTGTCAACTCTAAATTAACCCAGTGAGTTAAACACCTGGCTTATTAGGCTATTTCATCTCTGAAAGACAAAGATCAAGTAATCATTTATTACTACAAAGAATATCTGTTAACTGATTTGAAGTATTACCCAGACTGGTCACAAAACAGGtatataaatgaattaaactaaTTAGCAATAAAACGTGGCTAATGTTGGCAAGTTATTATCAGTTCATTATCCTGTAACTGTGTAGGGTAATAGAACTGGTGACTCATATTTCCACAACAGTGACAAGGTAACTGCTGTTCAGCAAATGTTCAGTAGTctcactttaaatgttttacaggcGAGAATGAAGTCCTGGAGACTCTACAGAAGATAGCATCAAAGAACAAAGTGTGGAGGTCCTACATTGGCATGGGTTACTACAACTGCTCTGTGCCGCCACCCATCCAGCGGAATCTCCTGGAGAATGCAGGCTGGTGAGTGTCCCTAGGAGTCCTTCTGTCCGTAGAAGCATTTTCCGGTTTATTCACTTAGTGAAAGGCGTCACCAATAACTAGCTTATGTAGATTCAGAagtttgtgtttctcatttgtAGCTTGATTACTGTGGTGCAGGGTAACGTGCTTTTAATTGGAAGCCTTGTGATCTGAGTTCCCCAAATGACTCGCGTGAGAACTGATGATGCGCTTCTCTCCGGCTATTTCGCAGCAACAAGGTTTTCTTTGACTCAAATCAGCCATCCCTGCCCATGCATTTTCCCAAAGCAGAGGAGGCGTACACTGCATTCCACTGTGCCGTCTTGCTTCCTTGAATACCATCAACTTTGTGCTACTGTCCTCATGGCCAAAGTAgctttgtttattcatttctgtCGCTTTTGTCCTCAGGGTGACTCAGTACACGCCTTACCAGCCAGAGGTCTCTCAGGGTCGCCTGGAGTCTCTCCTCAACTACCAGACCATGATCTGTGACATCACAGGCATGCCAGTGGCCAACGCCTCCCTGCTTGATGAGGGAACGGCTGCTGCTGAGGCCATGCAGCTCTGCCACAGGTattaatatagaaaataaaatagaaaattcattaaataaaggcaacacatgtattttaaatgtatagCAGTAAAAAGTCAGAAGTATCTCCCTGTCGATTCAAAGAGATTGTCTTGCCTGACAAGACTGGGGTTTTCTTTACTTCTCATagacaaaacaagagaagaacCTTCTACATTGACCCACGCTGCCATCCCCAGACTATTGCTGTGGTGCAGACAAGAGCCAAGTATGTATTACTGTATGGACACAAGATTAATGGATGATGAattagttatttaaaataagtaagaATGAAGTAAGTGAAGAATCATTGCTAACTTAAGTGTTTGAGGTGCTACTGTGCACTGttatgtttgtatttcttaTACTGATGTTACGTTGCAGCTACATTGGGGTACAAacagtgctgaagttacctcatGAGATGAACTTCAGCGGGAAAGATGTGAGTGGTGTGCTCTTTCAGTATCCAGACACCGACGGCAGAGTGGAAGACTTCACCTCCCTTGTAGACCGGGCACACAAAGGAGGGGTAAGAGGGCTGTAACCACaaatgataacaacaacaataaaaataataacaataataataataataataacatggaCGGGACAAGACAAATGCAAATGCTTtgtataatatgaataaatgaataatatgaGGGAAAGCTGGAATtgaatgtctaaatgtctcaAGTATGCCTAGAAAGGGGTTTGATGTAGAGTTTTATACTGATCAAACAGCTGTTGATTTAGATAGAAGAATGGGCTTATGCACATTTAATGGATTTGTTACATTATACTTACCTGGTTGGGGTTAGGTATGCATGGTAACTGCAAAATAGTACAGAATAGTTGTCTTTTGGGGAGGAAATAGGATTAATGAACAATGACcgggattattattatttatttttatttttatttttatttttatttatttatttattttttgaccatCCAGGCCCTGGCTTGCTGTGCCACGGACCTGCTAGCCCTTTGCGTGCTCCGCCCACCAGGAGAGTTTGGCGTTGATATTGCTCTGGGCAGCTCCCAGAGATTTGGAGTTCCTCTCTGCTATGGTGGCCCTCATGCTGCCTTCTTTGCTGTCAAAGACAACCTGGTCCGGATGATGCCAGGGAGAATGGTTGGAGTGACCAGGtaagaaatgacaaatatttCACCTGTTGACTCAAAATGGCTTATTGTATTTCCAaatatacactaatcaggcataacattatgaccaccttcctaatattgtgtaggtccctcTCGTGCTTCTAAAACACTTAAgactcatgagagaatggacatgggtcttctgagggtgtcctgtggtgtgggATAACAAAGTGTTTTTAGTTGGGGACTTTGGGTttagaggggcctctgtgaatcatcaaGGAGTTAtcagtgctatggggtggggggttcctagcctggtctaggtgggtggtatgtGTCTAAGTAGCGTACACATGAATGTCctaaggtttcccagcagaacactgaattgtcacaagatggtcaatgttatttacttctcctgtcagcggccATAATGTTATAAGTGATTGTTGTAAATGATAACCATGAGAGGAAACGCGGAACAAATTGTTTAGAGATATTTAAATTGTCCAGGGATGCAGCTGGGAAGGAAGTGTATCGCCTCGCACTGCAGACCCGAGAGCAGCACATCCGTAGAGACAAGGCAACCAGCAACATCTGTACTGCACAGGTATGACCTGGGCCACATTCTCTTTATATGTTTGGTAAAGGagtatgcatgtgtgtcttCTTTTCACTAGTTAACTGGCATAAATGTTCTTTTCCGTTTGAATGCAAGTTAACTCTTAGTTTTCTCTTTGAATGAACTTGTTTCCTAGGCTCTGCTGGCCAACATGGCTGCTATGTACACTCTGTATCATGGTCCTCAGGGACTTAAACACATCGCTGAGAGGACACACAATGCTGCCTTGATTCTTGCCGAAGGTACATTCGTTACGTTTTCTTTGACGatgcatcatgtttttttcttgtgcaacAGTGGTGCATGTGCAGCATTTTCCAAATTGACTTGACATCCAATAGGTGGGAGGAACAATATGGCAAAGATATAGTGTCTGCCTTGTTGTTAACTGTGCCTACATCTTATGCACAGTgggatgcaatatgtcattttgcATCAGACATAGTGGAAAAATTAAGTTCTCTGTGTTATTCTAATGTCACCCTCCCTAAACACACACTAATCACTTTGTTTCAGGTCTGAAGAGGGCGGGACACCGGCTGCACAGTGACATGTTCTTTGACACACTGAAGATTAACTGTAGCGTGGCTGCCAAAGACATTTTGGAGAG includes the following:
- the mboat4 gene encoding ghrelin O-acyltransferase, whose translation is MSLTYRYLFVSVGGCVLAVVTMGIYSVLLFTSTSVFILLVWSVDPSCIHTWALGIQMLWQTFWHLLIQYREYYLDEPVSNRLFLAVSSSMLLTQRITSVSMDLQEERVTIICDVSSKRKASVMLLPLISYILSFTTLLGGPLCSYRRFVSVMEGLDLRSPTNPVGVVVLKLMQVLMLEWVKCCLVYFLKHNPYDPFNSGILYGVFWTWCLALVCRIRYYSHWKISEGLNNAAGFGLWQKSPGISPEWRELSDGDFWTTEASSRVSEFARRWNFTTASWLRRLVYIKCKHFPLLMTFGFSLWWHGLHLGHFLGFLTWAATVEAGYRINQYMCPKHSQKWRKIYTLLSWVNTQMIITCIVITVELRNMSGLRLLSSTYIALFPLVNFILLFILKLNRHYYRSLYTHGQRKL